CCCGGCTATGAATTCTCAAGTGATTATTCAAGTTGCTCTTCTGTgtgaaagattttccacattcggGACACTTAAACGGCTTCTCTCCAGTGTGGATTCTCTGATGCTCTAATAGATGAGATTTATTGCTGAAGAATTTCCCACAGCCCGTACAGGGGTATGGCTTCTCACCAGTGTGTGTCCGACGATGCGTCACAAGGTGTGAAGTACTGGTGAAGCGCTTGCCACACTCAGGACAGGAATATGGCCGTTCTCCAGTATGGATCCTCTGGTGTTTGATAAGGTTGGACTTGTTTGTGAAACATTTGCCACACAATGAACAGGGGAACGGCTTCTCTCCAGTGTGAATAATCTTATGCTTCACAAGATCAGAGCTGCtggtaaaacatttgccacactCAGAGCAGGAAAACGGTTTCTCGCCTGTATGGATTCGTTGGTGGGCCACAAGATTTGAGTTTGTTGTGAAGAACTTTCCACATGTTGAGCAAGCAAATGGCTTATCTCGGATCTGGATCCTTTGATGTCTGTTACAAGTGAAGCATTTCTCACACTCGGAGAAGCTGTGCATCAATTCTGTGTCTTCGAGAAATTGGTGGTGAGACGTTGAGGCCACTTTGACAGCTTTTTTTTCTGGTCCCGTATACATGACTGTCATGTTCTTCTCACCAGCTCTTTTACAGATGGAGGAATACTCTCTGGGAGAGTAGATATCCGTGTCTGTTAGATTTCCCTCGTCACATGATTCTTCCTCCTCTTTAACATAAGTGATTATATAATCTATGGGGGAGTTGTCTGTTGGAGTGGATGCATCTGTGAGAATTCCTTCCTTGTCAGATACCACCTCTTCCTTAATGCCCGTGGTTATGTACTGTGTATTTTCAGCTGGCATGGAAGTGTTTGTGCAGCTTTTGTCCTCATTGGACACCAACTGTTCCTTTTTAAGAGCTACAGTCTGGATATTTTTGTCTGAAAACTTCTCCCCATAACTGCCCTCATCTTCCTCTATCTCCGTGCAGTGGATGTTCCTCTTACCTGTTACAAATATACAAAGGGTTATGAAGCCAAGGTTATCTGTAAGACACATCATATGCACAAGGGTCTACCATTGCCCTGGTGTTGGCCATGAGATTAATCTTGAGATATGAAGTAAAATAGGTACTGCTTTGTCATTCAGTGCACTACATTTGAACAACCCTACAGTGCGATCCCTTTCTGAACAGGTCCCTCAACACTGAGCACACTAACAACGCAATAAATTgaggtagccccccccccccccccctccagcccaGGTGCTTGTTCACTCTACGCCAAACGGAGCACCAGAGATAATGAAGTCTCACCACGTAATTTTAGGCAAGGTGAGGAACATCTCTGACGTCTGTGTCTTTCCAGATGTTCCAGCTTGGTAGTTAAGTCACCAGACAATTCTCCAGTCAGTAACTGAATGATCTTGTTGGTGAGTTGCAGAATCTTCTGCTCATGCAGCCGGGAATGAGGTGACGAAACCATTAAGGGGTCCTTCAGCAACCTGCTGGAGTCTGGAGAGGTGGGGTCACTTTCTTTCCTCTTCACAATAACATAGTCCTGTGGAAAAAAGAACCCTACATTAAGGAGctgtgttacaatgtatcagtgcatccttaTGAATTGGAAGGATTCTCACCTCACCAGTGACAGTGTAGATGATTTCCAATGTCAATCTTAGAATACTCCCAGAAATCCGGTCCAGGTCCTCCTCCAGCATCACTGAGCCCACTGCTGGGGAATCCCTTTCTTCAGTCTCCACATCAGAGGACATTGTGTTGCTGCATCTAAAATATAACTCTGAAGAGAAATAATTGGGGAGGTTtggtaaaactggtgtaaaggaaaactggcttagttgcccatagcaaccaatcagattccacatttcagtTTCTAAAGgacctctgaaaaatgaaaggtggaatctgattggttgctatgggcaactaagccagttttactttcaccagttttgataaatctcccaaaaTAAGTTTTGGCTGGAAGATGCCAACCTCCCGTGCCAGCATGGAGATCACCTATTCTGCTCTCCTTGGAGGGGCTTAAAGGGCTGTTTATAAAAACTGCCTTTTCttctaacccctttaaaatgtaagATGTAATATCGGTACTCAAAAACTGCGCCACCTTCAGGAGAGTTCTATGTAATTTAAATATTCTGGATAAGAGCCCCACCTGTTGGAGAGTTTCTTGTAATAATAATATGCTGGATGACAGCGCCACCTGCAGGAGAGCTTTATGTAGTAACAGTACAATGGACAGCGATGGCTGCAGCAGACTGCTATGTAATAACAGTACACAGAAAGAGAGCGCCACCTGCAGGAGTGTCAGCAGTTCTTCGGGGTATGAAAGTCATTATCTCCCCCTGAGATGCACATCTTATACCCTTCCTCAAACGGAACTATATCCTGCAGTTACCGTCATGGACCCAACTATCAGCGACTGCTCCTCTTTTTGCCTCAGCAGCAACAGACAACGACCGGAAGTAACTACTCGGAAGTGATAACGTATCTGCGTTCCACTTGACAATTCTTTGATCAGGGCCTGTACTTCCGGTTTGTGCGTTTCACCGCTTATTCCCAGCTTTGGAGGTTTCGTTATTGGATTCATCCACCGGCAGCAAATATGAAGGGATCGGTAGCGGGGAAGCAGTCACTCGGCTAAGGCTCTGGATGTGAAGGGTATAGGGGCACCAGTTACTGGGCTCATCCTCTGGCCCTGGATGTATAGGGGCACCAGTTACTGGGCTCATCCTCTGGCTTTACATATGAAGGGGAGAGCGGGCACCAGTTACTGGGCTCATCCTCTGGCTTTACATATGAAGGGGAGAGCGGGCACCAGTTACTGGGCTCATCCTCTGGCTTTACATATGAAGGGGCGAGCGGGCACCAGTTACTGGGCTCATCCTCTGGCTTTACATATGAAGGGGAGAGCGGGCACCAGTTACTGGGCTCATCCTCTGGCCCTGGATGTTAAGAGTATAGAGGTACCAGTTACTGGGCTCATCCTCTAGCTTTACATATGAAGGGGAGAGCGGGCACCAGTTACTGGGCTCATCCTCTGGCCCTGGATGTATAGGGGCACCAGTTACTGGGCTCATCCTCTGGCTTTACATATGAAGGGGAGAGCGGGCACCAGTTACTGGGCTCATCCTCTGGCTTTACATATGAAGGGGCGAGCGGGCACCAGTTACTGGGCTCATCCTCTGGCTTTACATATGAAGGGGAGAGCGGGCACCAGTTACTGGGCTCATCCTCTGGCTTTACATATGAAGGGGAGAGCGGGCACCAGTTACTGGGCTCATCCTCTGGCCCTGGATGTTAAGAGTATAGAGGTACCAGTTACTGGGCTCATCCTCTAGCTTTACATATGAAGGGGAGAGCGGGCACCAGTTACTGGGCTCATCCTCTGGCTTTACATATGAAGGGGCGAGCGGGCACCAGTTACTGGGCTCATCCTCTGGCCCTGGATGTTAGGGTATAGAGGTACCAGTTACTGGGCTCATCTTCTGGTTTTACATATGAAGGGGAGAGCGGACACCAGTTACTGGGCTCATCCTCTGGCCCTGGATGTTAAGAGTATAGAGGTACCAGTTACTGGGCTCATCTTCTGGTTTTACATATGAAGGGGAGAGCGGGCACCAGTTACTGGGCTCATCCTCTGGCCATGGATGTTAAAATagaggtaccaggtactgggcttATCTTCTGGTTTTACATATGAATGGGAGAGGGGTACCAGTTACTGGGCTCATCCTCTGGATGTAAAGGGTGTTGGAGAACCAGTTCCTGGGCCATTCTCTGGCCCTGGGTGTGAAGGGTATATGGGTAGCGGTTACTGGGCTCATCCTCGGGCTTTGGATGTGAAGGAGAGAGGGGTGCCAGTTACTGGATTCACCATCTGGCAGTGGAAGTGAAGGGTGTAGGAGAACCAGTTCCTGGGCTCATCCTCTGACTCTGGAAGTGAAGGGTTTGGGAGAACTAGATACTGGGCTCTGGATGTTAAGAGACAGGGGGGAGCACTAGTTAATGCGCTTATCCTCTGGCCCTGGATGTGAAAGGTATGGGAGAACCAGCTgattactatgttgctatgaaGGTCCTtaccagcttaaagggaacctgtcatcaattttatgcAGAACTCACTCAgatcagcataaagtagtgactgacgcgttgatttcagcggtgtgtcgctcatgagctaaaagtcagtggtttccgagaaccagcatcataatcattgcaacaaaggccttgaaaagagtcaaatctacgcgAGAAGAGtcagttattcataatctcctgctctctccgctcatctgctgatgattgagtCTTTTCCTTACTTTTCtccctaggagagaactgccaatcatcagcagatggttggggagagagcaggagattatggatgattctgactcttctcaggtagatttgactcttttaaaGCCTGtgttgcaatgattatgatgcctgttctcggcaaccactgacttttagctcatgatcgacacaccgctgacatcagcgcgtctgtcactactttattctATCCTAGGTGAGTTCAGCATAGAattcatgacaggttccctttaaaagactgtataaagcaACATGACAGACAGGGTGTGTCTGGAAGCATGTGCTGAGGGCCACACCAAGGCAGCCGTGCCCACTGTTAATATCTCATCTAGACTGTCACCATGACTAGGAACCAATATGGGATATTATTCTGTACAATAAAGAATGAGAGATATTTTCATAGACTTCAGAAACATCAAGATTGGTTTCCTAATCACCAAAAAAGTTTCAGATTCCCAACATTGTAATTGtgctttacaaaaatgtgagcacCAAGGCATCTCAAATCTCGATGACCCAGCACACACATCATGGGTTCAACCCCAAAGCTCCACAAGAGGATACCAGCTTTCTAAACGACACATGAAAGTTCGGGGCCCTGTTGCACACAGAAATCCGGAGCTTTGCATTCTCATTGCCTGGTAATGATTGCCACATATTTACTGATAAACTAGGTTGGGCAAGAGGGCCCTAATCGGTGTGTACACCCCTGTCTCTGACCCATTTGGGGAGCTCTTTGGTCTTCATGTTGCTTGCTTAGTAGTGTTGTAGACTCGGGCCCTTTCAGAACATTTATAGTTACATCATGTGACACTTTGGCACAGAAGAAGGCTTATGCAgctaaggctatatgcacacgaacatggtttggttccgcatccgagccgcattttttgcggctcgggtgtggatccattcacttcaatggggccgcaaaagatgcggacagcactttgtatgctgtccgcatccgttgctccattccgttgccccgcaaaaaaaatagaagatgtcctattcttgcctgttttgcggacaaggataggcaatattacaatggatccgcaaaaaaaactgatgccatacgaacgtcatctgttttttttacggatccgcaatttgcggaccacaaaacacatacggtcatgtgcatctaGCCTAaaactacatgcacacgaacgtgcacACGAACTACATGCACACAACTGATGATGTCCGTTTTTtgaggggctacggaacggagcaacggatgcggacagcacacgaaatgctgtccgcatcttttgcggtcccattgaagtgaacgggtccgcacccgaACCAAACCACGCTTGTGTGCATGTAGGCTAAGTATGTGATTTAGGAATGTAAATGGTTGGACCAGACATTATTTAGGTTGTATAAAGTCAGTCCACCCATCCAACTCAGGGTCGTCACTTTGAAGATGTCCACTTAGGCAACACAAGAAGTTTTCCTACTTGCGTACAGAGACCGTTTTCAGACCAATCCAGGGAGGGATCACACTAGGAAACTCTTGAATAGAGAATCCTACTGGATGTTTGTACTGGGTACTCGGAAGCCAGAGGGACTCTGgcaggatttaaagggattctgtcaccagttttttacccccccatttaaaaatatggttatgttcatggagctctagcgattcctaatgtggtcttataaccgaaatctgtgggctcattttgtctaaaaaacgttataactaacctgtcattcatctcacaaaggtgcccaaggggatgctcatgtcttccagatgccgcccgcacccgccgccgttcgtgcccagctcctcctttgctgtcatcagcgccgcctcagaatcctttgctacgcctccgtctctccctcactccccccttcttcttctctaacatcccgcgcgtgCACACAGGCCTGTGAGCTGTCAGGAGCAGCACGTCCGCCCACAGCTCATTTCAGAAACCCACCGGAGGATTCAATTCTATTGCTCTATTCCCACTTCAGTATTTCAAAGGTACTAACATAATTTTGCTCCTGACAGCTCTTCAGGTCATCGGGAGGTTGAGCGCTGGCGCATGCACACTTCGCTCCATGAagcggagaagtccgcacgggcgcatcaggcacaggcctgtgcgcacgcgcgggatgttagagaagaaggaggagggagtgagggagagccggaggcgtagcaaaggattctgaggcggcgctgatgacagcaaaggaggagctgggcacgaacggcggcgggtgcgggcggcatctggaagctgtgagatgaatgacaggttagttataacgttttttagacaaaatgagcccacagatttcggttataagaccacattaggaatgtttagagctccatgaacataaccatatttttaaatgggggggggggtaaaaaactggtgacagaatccctttaa
This window of the Bufo bufo chromosome 6, aBufBuf1.1, whole genome shotgun sequence genome carries:
- the LOC121004115 gene encoding oocyte zinc finger protein XlCOF8.4-like — protein: MSSDVETEERDSPAVGSVMLEEDLDRISGSILRLTLEIIYTVTGEDYVIVKRKESDPTSPDSSRLLKDPLMVSSPHSRLHEQKILQLTNKIIQLLTGELSGDLTTKLEHLERHRRQRCSSPCLKLRGKRNIHCTEIEEDEGSYGEKFSDKNIQTVALKKEQLVSNEDKSCTNTSMPAENTQYITTGIKEEVVSDKEGILTDASTPTDNSPIDYIITYVKEEEESCDEGNLTDTDIYSPREYSSICKRAGEKNMTVMYTGPEKKAVKVASTSHHQFLEDTELMHSFSECEKCFTCNRHQRIQIRDKPFACSTCGKFFTTNSNLVAHQRIHTGEKPFSCSECGKCFTSSSDLVKHKIIHTGEKPFPCSLCGKCFTNKSNLIKHQRIHTGERPYSCPECGKRFTSTSHLVTHRRTHTGEKPYPCTGCGKFFSNKSHLLEHQRIHTGEKPFKCPECGKSFTQKSNLNNHLRIHSRAKNITYH